AGTGACGGATCATGTCGTCACTCGTCACTAAGAGCGCTAGTAAGCTGCAGTTAACACTACATAgactatcttaaaccgtggttaaCACAAGTAATAATTACACGACTCCCCCCCACCCGCAACGATTACGTTTCACTATCCATGATTGGCCGTTGATCTTTTATCTATGCCGTTGATCTTCTACCGTATTTTacacattgtaatttgtaatcaatttatcaattttcgTTTTCTATGGAATATGATTTATGAACTGAGTTGTCAACAAACTACCCGTGAACCATAGAGTAAGACTATGCCGTGAACCAGCAGTCAGTTACTTCTTTATCTATGCCGTGAACCGTTTTCCGCTTTGCAGCATGCAATAACCGTGCTTTGTGTGTTTCAAGTGACAACCCTGTTGCAGTACCGCGAAGGCGAATCTATTTAGTCATTTAATAGTTTAagggatatttttttaatttttaatgcattataatttgaacttaGCAGTACTTCACTAGTGTTTGTAATACGTAAGGTTAGTTTAGGGTCGATACACGATGGTGGACGTAGCTAGTCTAGTCAACTCCATTTTGGCGGACGATGGCTACAACGCACTGTCTGATGACACCAAAAGCAAGTTTGAGCAGTATTTACGCAACCCTACCACAAGTCGCAATGAGATCGGGACAAATACTTCATGTGGTTAGAATTTTCGGTTTATTGTTGGTAGTCTAAtggaaaaaatagttttgagcTAACGTTTGATGTGTGCACTAGAAACCAGAAATCAACCGGAAATTGATTTTGATATGCTCAACAACAGTACTAGCGTTCGAGAAGCTAAGTTTTTGGAATTGCAAAAAGAAATCGAGGCAATCAATGAACAGTTTAAAAACACGTTGAAACAAAAACATGATCTGATGTTACACAACGATTCACTATTAAAGAATTTACATGAGGCTGAAGTTAGGTAACGTGAAAAAAATGCTTTGACGTTTTAAtataagcttataatattatctacctaaattgatttctaatattttgttctaGAGAAAGAATGACTAAAGTGGATGATGGTATATTACAGCTAAAAATTGATACCTTAACTGAAAGTTTATTAAAATCcacaaataaattttcaaatcttcatGCAAAGTATCATAaagaaataaatgaattaaaaccaaatttagaTGAAAAAAATGCAGAGGTAAAATCAACacttttttagaataattgtaatatgttattttaaattaatgataaaaaataggtaacagtaattaattaacattcattttttaaattatggtatgctttgtaaaaaatactttttatattagtttatgagaaattcataatttatgtttaaggTTTTGGCGTTAAAAAATGATgtcaatttattacaaataaaatctaaaaatcaagaagacattataaacataatgaaaCGTGAAATAGATGATTTAAACCTTGTACATGCAAATGaaacagaaaaaattaataaagagttaactaataatcaaactttaatgaatcattataagggtaatattttaaaaattaatgccTAGTATTTGTACCTAACGTTTTGACTTTTTTAGTATGTTATGAAAATGAACTTGAGCAAACTAAACAATTAACAATGGATATAATGGAAAATAGAGACTATGTAAGCAAATTAACATCGAATACAAATGATATTGAAAAAAGATACGAAACACTTTCAAATGATCAtcaacaatacaaaattgaCTCGGATAACACAATATGTGTATTAAGAAGCAAGTTAAATGCTTCAGAGGAAATAGTTAAACAATTACTTcctggtaatttatttttatttatcataagaaaatttcctaaaattaaaaatttgttttcttgaatattattaaacctacaatcactaaaaaatgcataattacATGCTTCCAGGCAAAAGTTATAAATCAAatagtaaacactaaacagtcTTAGAAACTTTCttcactaaaattaattttcctatgcaatgattttatatcattaaattcaaatataacacattatagTGACCCACAAAAAcccaatgtataataatgtgatacccaatttcactttttttttaaattttcatattgtatatactatatattcaatttgaatgttattgttaataatacagaaaaaaaattatgttttagtcAATTCGGAAAATCCAAATTATCTTATACATAAAGGAACAACAATTACTGATGTTTATGCTATTTATAAGGAGACGTGTTTAAGTTTACAAGATACAACACTAGAACTTGAACATTGCAAAagaaactttaatattttagaagaagtaagaaattaatataaaaattatactattattttattttatatttttattttattgtacatcaataaaaaactaaacaattataaatttaattcatctactagacaatttaaatattctttttaataaatatcaaaatagtactgccagtttttaaatattataatatttgttgtagcAAATTAGGAATGCTGCGCCCGAAGTTGATCAAATGGAGAAAGATTTAATTGAATCAAATGAAAAAGTTAAACAATTATGTGAAACTATTTCAAGATTGGAGTTGAAGTTGAAggatgttaataataaattagaactGTCTAATACTAAATGTGATCAGTTAtcaaaagataataaaaaacttCAAGGTATCGAAGACGATTTGAGCAAACaagtaagatttaaaaatgaggtttattattataatattttgattttgtatttaatgttcTTAGGTATGTTTCTTATTACGAAGTAACCAGTGCAATACACGTTATGAAAATCGTAATGTTGGAATAGATATGAGTCCCCAATCAGTAAGTATTAGTTTACTACAATTATTAagataaagttttataatataacaacttttttagattatttcaaataattatgttacatttGAAAACATACAAGgcttacaaaaacaaaacaaaaaattactagAAATTATTCGTTCTTTATCTAAAGCAAATGATGAACaagatatacaattaataaaagatttaaaggttggtacttattattaaatacattaatttgaattatttttatggctAAGGTGTATttgaacaatttgtttttaataattctgcctacaaattattatttgtgttgtgttcttttttacataatataatattatttataacatattttgttttaggatGAAATTAAAATCTTGGAAGATAAATTAGAATCGAAGACTCAATTGATTGACCAGCAAACggttagtattaaaataatttatagaatgaaTTAtctcaataattatacataatgcaataaattactgtgtaatacaatttttgtaatataactcaaattaaataaatcattttcaatgtgtattattttatgttcaggAAAAAATATCTCAATTACAATCTTTGGAATTAACGTCTAATTTAACTACACAGTCAAATGATGGTGCACAAATTAAAGTTCTAAGTCCTgtaagtaaatacaatttttaaaaacaatacttatgctttctttaaattaatacaatttatttttttagaacaaaACAACATTAGAAAATGATGATGATATAGATGTTAGGACAGAagaaaatttagaatatttttctgtagtTCGTGAACTAAATGCTGCCAAATGTACGATTAAACAACTTAAAGAGAAACTTGAATCTAATAGTGTTGCTCGTTTGCGGTTGGACCAACATGTTCAAGAGTTAAATCTTCAAATAAatgagttacaaaaaaaaataaaaacctccAATATTAGACATTCTGAAAATGAAGAAAACATAGACAACTTGCATGGCAAAATATTATCTTTGGAAAcagtaagttacttttaatttCTGAAGGTATTAATTTCTATGCATATAGTTatgtttattaacatttttttttaatactaggAAAATCAAGAGGTAAAACTTGaattagacaaaataaaaaatcaatgtaacattttaaaaaaagataatgatAGCATGTATATTTCAAACATGAATTATTCTCGTGAATTGAGACAAAAAACAGAGTTACAAAAAGAATTCGAGAAAACTTTAACTTCCCAATTAGATTCACTAATTATAAATTGGAATTTTACATTAGCGTATATTGCTGAAACTGATTATGATAAAGTTAAGTTCAaagaagaatataaaaaattgacaaaaacaTTAAAGGATGTTAGAGATACTTTACTTCTAAAATTGGAATCTATAGATGACTTGAGTACATTTAAAGAAATGTCTCGATCCAGAACCAATTCATTCAGTTTGTGTACAGATGAGCGTTCTAACTTCCAGAGTGTTGTTAATAAGCTTGAGCATGAAGTAAAAAATCTCAAATCAAAACTTAATGAaagtggtaattattatttatttattttataaaatgatcataaattattgaatcataaattctataatattttatttcattttaaacttTCTTTAGTTCCTGACTCCTAAACTTCTTGTATCATCTTCCACTACATTaatccatatttttaattttttggaggTTTTCCATTCCACTGCTTAccttactatttaattttttcctgTCCTCATTATGTGTCTTAATCATGTAACCTTTGTCCCTTAACAAAGCTTGTCACACATATTTAACTGTTATATTGTACAATTCTCTATTGAcccatcattaaattatattatatacctataaattgtttCTGCTTTTATTATAGACCAATTGAAAAATCAGTTAAAATCAGAATTAAATGTGACCAAACAACTTTACAAATCTTTagaggaaaatttaaaaaagatgaGTGAATATTCTTCACAATTAGAAAATGAACGTGAAATGAAAAAGAAAGAGTACTTAGAAAAAGATCAGCAGTTAAATCATGCGTAAGTTGTTTGatcatacatacatatttttagataatttattatagtttaataaataaaatcatccaATAAGTTATTGTTTAGTATTAGATATGTGTGAATATGTGATCtacatgtttattgtttaactattttcaaaaaattaattcaattgaaCTCATTACCATACTATcctattaaattaagttaaataaaatctgTCTGTTCTGTCTATATTCATATAGGTCACATAACAAAAAaccattaattatattgtaatctaaAAATTCTGTACACAAATACTTTATGCTTGTTTCATttcattatatttgaaataaatataatattaaaaagtattggaTAAACATTATTAGCTATGTTTAGaacaaaaacaaatcaaaatataatcagTGTTTACTAATCACATAGTGGAGTATAGTATTTTTGAATGCGGAtgagtgtttaaaatttaaattaattatacaaaatgcaTTCCTCCCATAAgctattcatattaatattaaaaagttctagtaatatttttaatgacataattaaactatttaaaatacataagtattatttatagatttttttaaaacattttgttacaGTATGCAAGAATTAAGCGAGTTTAATTATCTCAAAACAATAAcatcaataaattacaaaatcaattgTTGGAGTATGAGcaaaaatacagtaaaatgttAGAAGAATTGGAAGCAACAAAAGACTATAGTGATGaactattaaaaaacatttcaaaacataataataccatattaacACTTGAAGAAGAATTGAAAAAGTCTGTTAACGATAAAGACAGATTGGAGAAAAGCCTTAATCATAAATTGgcgcattataaatataaattagaagtTAGTGAAAGtgcataacaataaaatataagattataagttataaccaatatGTTTTTGTTGATTTTCAGAGATTAGATTCATTAGAATTACTTAATACAACAAAATCTGCAGAGATCgatcatttaaaaaatcaaaaggcTGCTTTAGAAAA
This portion of the Acyrthosiphon pisum isolate AL4f chromosome A1, pea_aphid_22Mar2018_4r6ur, whole genome shotgun sequence genome encodes:
- the LOC103308956 gene encoding nucleoprotein TPR; protein product: MVDVASLVNSILADDGYNALSDDTKSKFEQYLRNPTTSRNEIGTNTSCETRNQPEIDFDMLNNSTSVREAKFLELQKEIEAINEQFKNTLKQKHDLMLHNDSLLKNLHEAEVRERMTKVDDGILQLKIDTLTESLLKSTNKFSNLHAKYHKEINELKPNLDEKNAEVLALKNDVNLLQIKSKNQEDIINIMKREIDDLNLVHANETEKINKELTNNQTLMNHYKVCYENELEQTKQLTMDIMENRDYVSKLTSNTNDIEKRYETLSNDHQQYKIDSDNTICVLRSKLNASEEIVKQLLPVNSENPNYLIHKGTTITDVYAIYKETCLSLQDTTLELEHCKRNFNILEEQIRNAAPEVDQMEKDLIESNEKVKQLCETISRLELKLKDVNNKLELSNTKCDQLSKDNKKLQGIEDDLSKQVCFLLRSNQCNTRYENRNVGIDMSPQSIISNNYVTFENIQGLQKQNKKLLEIIRSLSKANDEQDIQLIKDLKDEIKILEDKLESKTQLIDQQTEKISQLQSLELTSNLTTQSNDGAQIKVLSPNKTTLENDDDIDVRTEENLEYFSVVRELNAAKCTIKQLKEKLESNSVARLRLDQHVQELNLQINELQKKIKTSNIRHSENEENIDNLHGKILSLETVSYF